Proteins encoded within one genomic window of Glycine soja cultivar W05 chromosome 1, ASM419377v2, whole genome shotgun sequence:
- the LOC114416504 gene encoding disease resistance protein RML1A-like, which translates to MAHTSSGASEIKYVLSLCLLLTSGLMVAASKQMLDNVPQMKYDVFVNFRGKDIRDGFLGYLTRAFHQKQIYAFIDDKLEKGDEIWPSLVGAIQGSSISLTIFSENYTSSRWCLEELVKILECREKYRQTVIPVFYGVNPTDVRHQKGNYGEALAVLGKKYNLTTVQNWRNALKKAADLSGIKSFDYKTEVDLLGEIINTVNLVLISLDTHPFNIKGHIGIEKSIQHLESLLHQESKYVRVIGIWGMGGIGKTTIAEEMFKKLYSEYDSYYFLENEEEESRKHGTISLKEKLFSALLGENVKMNILHGLSNYVKRKIGFMKVLIVLDDVNDSDLLEKLIGNLDWFGRGSRIIITTRDKQVLIANKVDDIYHVGALNSSEALELFSFYAFNQNHLDMEYYKLSKRVVNYSQGIPLVLKVLGHLLCGKDKEVWESQLDKLKNMPNTDIYNAMRLSYDDLDRKEQKILLDLACFFMGLNLKVDHIKVLLKDSEKDDSVVVGLERLKDKALITISEDNIISMHDIIQEMAWEIVRQESIEDPGNRSRLMDPNDIYEVLKYNKGTEAIRSIRADMSVIRKLQLSPHIFTKMSKLQFLYFPSKYNQDGLSLLPHGLQSFPVELRYVAWMHYPLKSLPKNFSAKNIVMFDLSCSQVEKLWDGVQNLMNLKELKVSGSENLKELPDLSKATNLEVLDINICPRLTSVSPSILSLKRLSIAYCSLTKITSKNHLPSLSFLNLESCKKLREFSVTSENMIELDLSSTRVNSLPSSFGRQSKLKILRLRDSGINSLPSSFKNLTRLQYLTVYKSRELCTLTELPLSLKTLDATDCTSLKTVLFPSIAQQFKENRKEVLFWNCLKLDEHSLKAIGLNAHINVMRFAYQHLSAPDENYDDYDRTYESYQVKYVYPGGIVPEWMEYKTTKDYIIIDLSSSPHSSQLGFIFSFVISGPMVKAIMGYRFTFYITVSDDEDENKKDSIDIYMSDSIVWVASDHVCVIYDQRCSRYLNSRVKNQTRFKIKVEAMAAAVAHQRGVGLKGFGVSPINTSAYHNFRKHINTTAYHNFIQEMNIPADHSFIQKIKATADHSLIQQMEVPDPLYFIPMLPIFLFISFFLLRGRLCFRHKFFYVNSCYTAGLLSDYTNSNKLH; encoded by the exons ATGGCACATACTTCCTCGGGAGCTtctgaaataaaatatgttctttCTCTTTGTCTCCTGCTTACTTCGGGATTGATGGTTGCTGCATCAAAGCAAATGTTAGATAATGTTCCTCAAATGAAGTATGATGTTTTTGTTAACTTCAGGGGCAAGGACATCCGTGACGGTTTTCTCGGTTATTTGACTCGGGCTTTTCATCAAAAGCAAATATATGCTTTCATAGATGATAAACTTGAGAAGGGAGATGAAATATGGCCATCACTTGTTGGAGCAATTCAGGGATCATCGATTTCATTGACCATATTCTCCGAAAACTATACTTCTTCACGTTGGTGTTTGGAAGAACTTGTGAAAATACTTGAGTGCAGGGAGAAATACAGACAAACTGTAATACCTGTTTTCTACGGGGTAAATCCCACAGATGTGCGGCATCAGAAGGGGAATTATGGAGAAGCTCTTGCTGTACTtggaaagaaatataatttgacCACCGTGCAAAACTGGAGAAATGCTTTAAAGAAGGCTGCTGATTTATCAGGAATAAAGTCATTCGATTACAA gacTGAAGTTGATCTGCTTGGAGAAATCATCAACACTGTCAATCTTGTGTTGATAAGTTTGGATACGCATCCATTTAACATAAAAGGACATATAGGAATCGAAAAATCAATTCAACATTTAGAGTCATTGTTACACCAAGAGTCAAAATATGTCCGAGTTATTGGAATTTGGGGTATGGGCGGAATTGGAAAGACAACAATTGCAGAAGAAATGTTTAAAAAGCTATATTCCGAATATGATTCTTATTACTTTTTGGAAAatgaagaggaagaatcaagaAAGCATGGAACAATTTCGTTGAAGGAAAAACTTTTTTCTGCACTACTCGGAGAAAATGTGAAAATGAACATATTGCACGGGTTGTCAAATTATGTTAAGAGAAAGATAGGTTTTATGAAGGTTTTAATCGTTCTTGATGATGTGAATGATTCAGATTTACTAGAAAAATTAATTGGAAACCTTGATTGGTTTGGCCGAGGTAGTAGAATCATTATAACAACTAGAGATAAACAAGTGCTTATTGCAAATAAAGTTGATGATATATACCACGTTGGGGCATTGAATTCTAGTGAAGCACTGgagctttttagtttttatgccTTTAACCAAAATCATCTTGATATGGAGTATTATAAGCTATCAAAGAGAGTGGTCAATTATTCCCAAGGCATTCCATTAGTTCTTAAAGTTTTGGGTCATCTTCTTTGTGGGAAAGATAAGGAAGTATGGGAAAGTCAGCTAGACAAACTTAAAAACATGCCAAATACAGATATTTACAATGCAATGAGATTGAGTTATGATGATCTAGATCGTAAAGAACAAAAGATTCTTTTAGATCTTGCATGTTTTTTCATGGGATTGAATTTGAAAGTAGACCACATAAAAGTTCTATTGAAAGATAGCGAAAAAGATGATTCAGTGGTTGTTGGGTTAGAAAGATTGAAAGATAAGGCTCTTATAACCATTTCTGAAGATAATATTATATCTATGCACGACATCATACAAGAAATGGCTTGGGAGATTGTTCGTCAAGAATCAATTGAAGACCCAGGAAATCGAAGCCGATTGATGGATCCTAATGACATTTATgaagtattaaaatataacaag GGGACTGAAGCCATAAGAAGCATAAGGGCAGACATGTCAGTAATTAGGAAGCTGCAGTTAAGCCCTCACATATTTACTAAGATGAGCAAACTGCAGTTTTTGTATTTTCCTAGCAAATATAATCAAGATGGCCTTTCTCTCCTTCCTCACGGGCTTCAATCTTTCCCAGTTGAGCTAAGATATGTTGCTTGGATGCACTACCCTCTAAAGTCCTTGCCTAAGAACTTTTCTGCCAAAAACATTGTTATGTTTGACTTGTCTTGTAGCCAAGTGGAAAAACTTTGGGATGGAGTGCAG aatttgatgaatttaaaaGAACTTAAAGTCTCCGGTTCTGAAAACTTGAAGGAGCTGCCAGACCTTTCAAAAGCGACAAATCTTGAAGTGCTGGATATCAATATATGTCCTAGGTTGACTAGTGTGTCTCCATCTATTTTGTCTCTCAAGAGATTGTCTATAGCTTATTGTTCCCTTACAAAAATTACAAGCAAGAACCACCTACCCTCCCTTAGTTTTCTCAACCTTGAATCATGCAAAAAACTAAGGGAATTTTCAGTGACATCAGAGAATATGATTGAACTTGATTTATCATCCACTCGTGTCAATTCATTGCCTTCATCTTTTGGACGTCAAAGCAAGCTCAAAATCCTACGGCTAAGAGACAGTGGCATCAatagtttgccttcaagcttcaaGAATCTTACAAGACTGCAATATCTGACTGTATATAAATCCAGGGAGCTTTGTACTCTAACAGAGCTTCCCCTATCCCTTAAAACTCTAGATGCCACAGATTGCACATCATTGAAGACTGTATTGTTTCCATCAATTGCTCAGCAATTCAAGGAAAACAGGAAGGAAGTTCTGTTTTGGAATTGCTTGAAATTGGATGAACATTCTCTCAAGGCTATTGGGTTAAATGCACATATTAACGTGATGAGATTTGCATACCAACATTTATCTGCACCAGATGAAAATTATGATGATTACGATCGTACTTATGAATCTTATCAGGTAAAGTATGTGTATCCAGGAGGCATAGTTCCAGAGTGGATGGAGTATAAAACAACAAAggattatataattattgatcTCTCTTCTAGTCCACACTCCTCACAATTGGGCTTCATTTTCAGCTTTGTTATCTCTGGTCCTATGGTGAAGGCAATAATGGGTTACAGATTTACATTTTATATCACTGTCAGTGATGATGAGgacgaaaataaaaaggatagtATCGACATCTACATGTCTGACTCAATTGTCTGGGTTGCATCAGATCATGTGTGTGTGATTTATGACCAACGATGTTCTCGCTACCTAAACAGTAGAGTcaaaaatcaaacaaggttTAAAATCAAGGTTGAAGCAATGGCAGCAGCGGTGGCTCATCAGAGGGGCGTGGGGTTAAAAGGGTTTGGAGTCAGCCCAATAAACACCTCAGCATATCACAATTTCAGGAAACACATAAACACCACAGCATATCACAATTTCATTCAGGAAATGAACATCCCAGCAGATCACAGTTTCATTCAGAAAATAAAAGCCACAGCAGATCATAGTTTGATTCAACAAATGGAAGTGCCTGATCCTTTGTATTTCATTCCAATGCTTCCTATCTTCCTCTTTATATCCTTCTTTTTGTTAAGAGGCAGACTTTGCTTTAGACATAAGTTCTTTTATGTAAATTCTTGTTATACTGCAGGCCTGCTGAGTGATTATACAAACAGCAATAAGCTTCATTGA